Proteins encoded in a region of the Podospora pseudopauciseta strain CBS 411.78 chromosome 6, whole genome shotgun sequence genome:
- a CDS encoding hypothetical protein (EggNog:ENOG503PHC2), with product MSRTVRWGSPTEGHYEHQRSDSGVGSFSDCESRTSNTDRDRNFLASGYEDNTTIYQLQRALEQTRQQRDDFSKKIAELETTVRQLRNEIEQNKAHVRAVTDQNELFTHEKKTLAEKNKELSEQNTALQEQLDDTIEKLKKSNRKSTVTSSPTAASSTTSESTEDKKPRRSASKRRPEKEKERDADREKEKREKERKREKREKEQHREHERPAEKEDDTIDRLRQRFDKHRVGDESDAKSGSIASSKTARASRPTSSYIEPLGLSTPRPQQTVPPSPARHHSYTAPGYPPSTTYASIREPSAYAQGAQRSAHPQVYIASGEYGYEEEEAAYHPHQVRTGRSERR from the coding sequence ATGAGCAGAACAGTCCGCTGGGGCTCGCCCACCGAAGGGCACTACGAGCATCAGCGCAGCGACTCGGGTGTGGGTTCCTTCAGCGACTGCGAGAGTCGAACCTCCAACACCGACCGCGATCGCAACTTCTTGGCTTCTGGCTACGAGGACAACACAACCATCTACCAACTGCAGCGTGCTCTTGAGCAGACGCGCCAGCAACGAGACGACTTTTCCAAAAAGATCGCCGAGCTCGAGACCACCGTCCGTCAATTGCGCAACGAGATTGAGCAGAACAAGGCCCATGTGCGCGCCGTCACGGACCAGAATGAGCTCTTTACACACGAAAAGAAGACGCTCGCCGAGAAGAACAAGGAGCTCTCGGAACAAAACACAGCGCTTCAGGAGCAGCTCGACGACACGAttgagaagctgaagaagtCCAATCGCAAAAGCACCGTCACCAGCTCGCCAACAGCCGCCAGCTCCACCACGTCCGAGTCCACcgaggacaagaagccaCGGCGCAGCGCCAGCAAGCGCAGACctgagaaggaaaaggagcgcGACGCCGACCGCGAAAAGGAGAAGCGCGAAAAGGAGCGCAAGAGGGAAAAGCGCGAAAAGGAACAACACCGCGAACACGAACGGCCTGCCGAAAAGGAAGACGACACAATTGACCGCCTGCGCCAGCGGTTCGACAAGCATCGCGTTGGCGACGAGAGCGACGCCAAGAGCGGCAGCATTGCTTCCTCCAAAACCGCCCGAGCAAGCCGACCGACAAGCAGCTATATCGAGCCACTGGGTCTCAGCACCCCCAGACCACAGCAGACTGTGCCGCCCTCGCCCGCGCGCCATCATTCCTACACGGCCCCTGGATACCCACCCTCGACCACGTATGCCAGCATTCGCGAGCCATCCGCCTACGCACAGGGCGCTCAACGGTCCGCTCACCCCCAGGTCTACATTGCCAGCGGAGAGTACGGttacgaggaggaggaagctgCGTACCATCCACATCAAGTCAGGACCGGTCGCAGCGAGCGGAGGTGA